From the Micromonospora echinospora genome, the window CGCGCTGCCCGACACCAGCAGCCGCGCCGGGCGCAACGCCCGGGCCGCAGCCGGGTCCGCCGCGATCCGGGACCAGACGGTGGGTACGCCGAAGTAGAGCGAGCCGGCTGCCGCCGCGTACCGCTCGGGGCGGGGACGGCCGACGTGGTGCAGCCGGCTGCCCAGTCGGAGCGGGCCCAGCACACCGAGCACGAGACCGTGCACGTGGAACAGCGGCAGGCCGTGCACCAGCCGGTCGTCCGGCGTCCAGGCCCAGGCGGCGGCGAGACCGTCGAGGCAGGCGGCGACGGCCCGCCGGGAGAGCACCACGCCCTTGGGCGCGCCCGTGGTGCCGCTGGTGTAGAGGATCAGCGCGGTGGCCTCCGGTGCCGGCTCCGGGTGCCGGGCGTCCGACCGCCGTCCGAGGTCGACCGGCACGGCCGGGGGAGCGGACGCGTCCGCCGGATCGGCGCCGACCGGCCCGAGCAGGACCTCGGCCGCCGAGTCCCGCAGGATGTGGTCGCGTTCCCGGGGCCCGGCGTCCGGTGGCACCGGCACCACCGCCGCGCCGGCCAGCAACCCGCCCACCACGGCGACCACGGTCTCCAGGCTCGGTGTGGCCGTCACCGCCACCCGCCGCACGCCGCGCAGATCGTCGGCGACCGCCGCGGCCTGTCGGCGCAGGTCCACCCAGGACACCGAACGGTCGTCGACGCGGACCGCGTCCGGCCGCTCGTCGGTGGACTCGGACAGCCAGCTCAGCAGCGGCACGTTGGCGCTCCTTCTGCGCGGTCCACCCGGCGGCGTGCCGCCGGTCGGCGGGGGAACGGACCCCGGTACGGTCGGTGGGCGGCCGGGACGACGCGCGCCCGACCGGACGTCTGCGACCGTAGTCGGACCAGCACGGGGCCGGCCACCCCTACCGGGCGTCGTGGCGCGGTCGTGGTGAGGGAGGTGGCACCGGTGTCCGGAACCGGAGACCCGGTGGGAGCCGGCGTGGCGGGAACGGCCCTCGTTCCCGGTGGGGTGCGCGCGGTCGTGCTCGACCTCGACGGTGTGCTCGTCGACAG encodes:
- a CDS encoding acyl-CoA synthetase, which encodes MPLLSWLSESTDERPDAVRVDDRSVSWVDLRRQAAAVADDLRGVRRVAVTATPSLETVVAVVGGLLAGAAVVPVPPDAGPRERDHILRDSAAEVLLGPVGADPADASAPPAVPVDLGRRSDARHPEPAPEATALILYTSGTTGAPKGVVLSRRAVAACLDGLAAAWAWTPDDRLVHGLPLFHVHGLVLGVLGPLRLGSRLHHVGRPRPERYAAAAGSLYFGVPTVWSRIAADPAAARALRPARLLVSGSAALPESVFGGLAALTGHRVVERYGMTETLITVSARADGPRRAGTVGLPLPGVHTRVVDEWGGTVPTDGVAMGELQVRGATLFDGYLHRPDADAASRTPDGWFRTGDVATIGPDGWHRIVGRAATDLIKSGGYRIGAGEVEDALLAHPGVREVAVVGTPHPDLGQQVTAFVVGDGLREAELIEFVARDLSVHKRPRQVHLLDDLPRNAMGKVQKNLLTEP